The DNA segment GGTAGAACTGCTTTGGTCAAAAAAACGGATTTTAGAAGTCTATTTAAACATTGCTGAATTTGGTAATGGCATTTTTGGCGTTGAAGCCGCTAGCCAAGCCTATTTTAAAAAATCGGCGAAACAGCTTAATCAGCAAGAAGCGGCGTTATTAGCTGCGGTGCTGCCTAATCCAATCATATTTAAAGCAAATAAACCCAGCGCGTTTGTGCAGAAAAAACAACGTTGGATTATGCGACAAATGAATGCCTTAGGTAAGGGATATTTAACTCAACTAAACTAAATAGGGGGAATTATGGCGATTTTAATTACAGGCGCATCGGCAGGCTTTGGTAAAGCAATGTGCGAAGTGTTTATTAAAGCAGGATACAAAGTGATTGGCGTGGCTCGCCGTTTAGAAAAACTGGAAAAGTTGCAAGCAGAGTTAGGCGAAAATTTCTTTCCATTACAAATGGATATGAATAATTTAAGCGAAATTGATCGCGCACTTTCCAGACTTCCTGAAGCATTCCAACAAATTGATTTGCTCGTGAATAACGCAGGTTTAGCACTAGGTTTAGAGCCAGCACATCAAGCCAATTTTGACGATTGGCTAACAATGATCAACACCAACATTGTGGGCTTAACCTATCTCACTCGCAAAGTGTTACCGCAAATGGTAGAACGCCAACAAGGGCATATCATCAATTTAGGCTCAATCGCAGGCACATATCCTTACCCAGGTGGCAACGTTTACGGCGCAACCAAGGCGTTTGTGGAACAATTTAGCTTGAACTTGCGCGCCGATTTAGCTGGTACTAAGGTGCGCGTAACCAATGTAGAACCGGGGTTATGCGGCGGCACTGAATTTTCTAATGTACGTTTTAAAGGCGATGACAGCAAAGCGGCCAGCGTCTATGCCAACGTACAACCCATTGAGCCAATAGATATCGCTAACACCGTGCTATGGATCTACCAACAACCCGCCCACGTTAATATCAACCGCATTGAAATAATGCCCGTAGCACAAAGTTTCTCGGCGTTGAATGTGGTGAGAGAGTAATTGGTTTAAAAGTGCGGTGAAAATTTTGAGCTTTTTTTGGGGAATTGAGATTCTCTAAGCTAAAAATTAATAGATTTTTATAAATTTTGCGTGGATTGGCTCACTGAATGTTATATTGTCAGACTTTTTATGGCAAAACCACTTTGAATTTCACCGCACTTCTTGCTAGAATATGCGAGTTTTGGGGCTGATTCTGGATTCGACGGGATTAGCGAAGCCCAAGGTGCACGTCGAGGTGCGGTTGGCCTCGTAAATAAACCGCAAAAAAATAGTCGCAAACGACGAACAATACGCTTTAGCAGCTTAATAACCTGCTCATAGCCTTCTCTCCCCAGCTTCCGCTCGTAAGACGGGGATCAAGAGGAGTCAAACCCAAACGAGATCGCGTGGACGCCTCCGCTTGAGGATCGAAACGTTAAATTGAATCAAGCTAGCTTAGCTATCGCGTGTCTGTCCGCAGTGGTTAAGTGAAATTAAAGACTAGACTAAACGTGTAGTGCTGAAGGTAGAGTAATTTCGGACGGGGGTTCAACTCCCCCCAGCTCCACCAAATCCTTATTTTTTATACTTTTCACATTTTTCCTGTTTTAACAATCCAATAAAATCAATTACTTAGATTTTTTCTTATTTTTGTTTTCACCTTAGTTTTTAGCAATTGTTTCCTCATTGTTCCCTCACCTGCTTTTGGACGAAAACGAGGGAACAATTAGAGATAAATTTATTGTATTTCAAAGGCTTAAAAACTATGGCTAGCATTAAACTTACCGACAAAATTATCCGTTCTTTATTGGTTTATTTAACGGAAGATAGTGCAAGTGCAAATTGGCACTTTTAGATAGGAAAATATCACGTTAAAAAAGCGGAAATTTTTCCGCTTTTTGTTGATTTATTTACAATTATCGTAAAATTAAAATCGGTTTTTTGCCGTGGCGGGCAACTTTTACTGTGTTGCTGCTTAAGCCTTTGGCGTTTGGTTTGCTGCTGGCAAGCATAATGATGAGATCTACTTCTTTTTCATCGGCAATGCGGTTGATTTCTTCATAAATTGTGCCGTGGGCGACAATATGTTGTACTTTTGAGCCTTCTGGGAAGTGGGCTTTGGTGAAATCGTGTAGGGTTTTGTTGGCTTCTTCAATGACAGATTTGTCAAAGTTTTTCGGTAAGAATGCGGAGATAAAGCTGTCATCAATGGGTTCGATAATGGTCGCGACACGGTAAATCGCGTTAGGATTGTGGTTGGTGAGTTTGAGGGCAGTATCCACCACATATTTAGCGCTTTTCAGATTGCTGAGATCAATGGCGATAAGTAGTTTGTTATACATAATATTATCCTTTATGGTTAAGCATAAAATTTGCTAAAATTTAACCGCACTTTAAAAACAAAGTGCGGTCAATTTTTTTATTGTTTTTTCGCTCTACGGCGTTGATTAAATCCAACAAGGAGAATAATCAACAAGCCCGGAATGAACATCCATTCTTTGGCAGTAGCCACTTTTGGTAAAGAAATATAGAGTAGGGTTTGATCCCAATTTAAGCCTGCTTTGGTGGCAGGGGAATCAATTTCAACCATATCAATAATGACTTTTGGTGTCGCTTTGCCATCAATTTCAATGCTTTCGCCTGTATTGAGCAAGGTTAAGCCGAGTTTATTTAGGCGCTCTTCACCGGTTTTTCCTTCTGGTACGCTGAGTTCAGAATAGAACTCAATTTGTTTTCCATAAGGATTGGTGCCGGCCACTTTGACGGTAATTTTTTCATCAACTGGCACTTTTTCCAACTCTTGTGCCAAATTCACTGGCTCAATGTGATAAGAGGTTGGCGAAATATATTCCATAAAGAAACCAGGGCGGAAAATAATAAATGCTGCAAAAATAAGGGCAACAGTTTCCCACACTTTGTTCTTCGTGATGAAGTAATTCATTGTGGCGGAAGTAAAGGCGAGTATGGCAATGGTGGATACCACCGCAACCAGTATGCCTTTTGCCCAGCCCACATCAATTAATAACAGATCCGTATTAAAGATGAACAAGAATGGCAAGATCGCTGTTCTTAGGCTGTAAAAGAATGCCACTAAACCTGTTTTGATTGGGCTACCACCAGATACTGCCGCAGCAGCGAAAGAGGCCAGACCCACAGGCGGCGTTACGTCAGCCATAATCCCGAAATAGAACACGAATAAATGCACGGCAATCAGCGGTACGATTAAGCCATTTTGTTTACCCACTTCTACAATCACTAATGCCATTAAAGATGACACCACGATATAGTTAGCTGTGGTTGGCAAGCCCATTCCTAGAATTAAGCTGAATATTGCCACAAGGATAAGCATAAGCAAAATGTTACCCATTGAGAGCATTTCAATAATGCCAGAGAGCTGTACACCAAAACCAGTGAGTGAAACAACGCCGACAATAATTCCCGCGGTTGCGGTGGCGATACCAATCCCGATCATATTACGTGCACCCGTTTCTAAACCATCAACAAGGGCATCAATGCCTTGTTTAAACAGATCTTTTGTGATCGGTTTGTTACGGAAGAAGTTTAGTAACGGATGCTGAGTGACTAAAATGATCATCAAGGTTACCGTTCCCCAGAAAGCAGATAGCCCTGGTGAAAGCATTTCGACCATTAAGCACCAAATTAGCACCACAACAGGAATTAAATAATGTAAGCCTGCATTTACTGTTGGTTTGGCGGACGGCAGTTTTACCACTGGGGAATTAGGATCATCAATTTCTAAATCAGGGAATTGTGCCACACGGCGAATTAAGGCGAGATAAATCAGCGCCAATAACACCGCAACGATTAAGAAACTATGATCAGGTGCAACGGTTTTCAACCAGCCTAAACCAAATTCCACGCCAATCACTAAGCCAATCACCACTAAAATAGTGCTGACCAATTTTAGCAAGGTCACTAAAAATGGATTTGGCGGATCGGTTCTTGGCAAGCCGTGCAAGTTCATTTTTAATGCTTCTAAATGCACGATATAAACCAATGCAATATAAGAAATCAATGCAGGCAGTGCCGCATAGGTGATGAGTTGGCTATATGGCATATTGACATATTCGATCATCAAGAAAGCCGCAGCACCCATTACCGGTGGCATAATTTGTCCATTTACCGATGAAGCTACTTCTACCGCGCCTGCTTTTTCTGCCGAAAAGCCCACGCGTTTCATCATTGGAATGGTGAATGTTCCAGTGGTTACTACGTTAGCGATAGATGAGCCTGAAATTAGCCCCGTTAAGCCAGATGACACCACAGCCGCTTTCGCTGGCCCACCACGCAGATGTCCAAGATAAGCAAAAGCGGTTTTAATGAAATAGTTACCCGCGCCCGCTTTATCGAGCAATGCACCAAATAACACAAACAGGAAAACATATTTGGTAGAAACCCCTAATGCCACACCAAATACGCCTTCCGTGGTTACCCATTGTTGGTTCACCATTTGTGAAAGTGAGCCTGAACGGTGGCTGATGATCCAATCTGTTGGCAGGAATTGCCCGAAGTAGTTATAAGCTAAAAATACACTGGCGATAATCACCAAAGGCAAACCAAGGCTACGGCGACAGGCTTCTAACAGCAATAACACGCCTAGACAGCCAGCAATAATATCTTGCGTATTGGGTGCGCCAAAACGTGTGACTAAACCTTCATAAAAGAAAATGTAATAAGCGCCTAAAAATGCTCCAAGGGTGGCAAAAAACCAATCTAACAACGGAATGCGATGTTTTGGCGAGGTCGCAAAAGCAGGGAACGATAAATAGGCCAAGAACAATGCAAAGGCAAGGTGGATCGAGCGCGCCTTGGTGTCATCGATCACCACATTAATATCTAGCCCCCAATTGCGAACGACTTCTTGTAGCCAAAATGGCACAGGGGAGGTGTAATAAAGTTGAAAAACCGACCATAAAATTGCGATAATTACGATCAGCTTTCTGCTTGCACCAGTAGGATTTCGTCCGCCTGAATCATTGGAGGCGACCATATCTTGCAGATCATCGTAATCCATTTTTTTTGTGGATTCGGACATAAAATCTCCCGAAAATTTTTAAATGAATGAAAACGGAAAAAGGCAGGGCTAAGCCTGCCTAAATAATAAAGATGAGATTATTGTAACCAACCGCGTTCTTTATAGTAACGCACCGCACCTTCGTGTAATGGCGCAGAAAGTGCGTTTTTAATCATATCTTCTTCTTTAAGATTGGCGAACGCAGGGTGTAAACGTTTGAAACGATCAAAGTTATCAAACACCGCTTTAACTGCGGCATAAACTTTATCTTCTGGCACATCAGCAGAAGTGACTAGGGTTGCATACACACCGAAACTTTCTACTGGATTATCTGTACCACGATATAGTCCACCCGGAATCGTTGCTTTCGCATAGTAAGGGTTTGCTGCCACTAAACGATCAATGGCTTCACCTGTTACAGGAACAAGATGGGCATTACAAGACGCTGCCGCTTCTTTCAACGCACCATTTGGGTGACCTACGTTATAGGTAATCGCATCAAGATTGTTATCACACATTACCGATGCCATTTCTGCAGGTTTTAATTCAGACGCCACTTTAAATTCTTTGTCTGTCCAGCCTTTCGCAGCCAAGATCACATTCATTGTTGCACGCGTACCAGAACCCGGATCGCCCACATTCACACGTTTACCTTTCAAATCATCAAAAGAATTGATATTTGAATCATCACGCGCCATTAAAGTGAACGGCTCAGGGTGAATTGAAAACACTGCACGCAATTTATCATTTTTCTTACCCGCAAAGGAGCTTGTACCGTGGTAAGCGTGATATTGCCAGTCTGATTGTGCAATACCCATTTCCATTTGATCTGCGGCAATCGCATTTAAGTTTGCCACAGAACCACCTGTTGAAGGCGCGTTACATTTAATATGAGTTTTTGCAGTATCGCGGTTCACTAATTGACAGATTGATTGACCAACCACATAGTAAACCCCAGTTTGACCACCAGTCCCGATGGTTACAAACTTATCTTCTGCTTGCACAGAAAAAGAGGTGGCTGCCACACCCGCGATAAGAGAGAGTTTTAATAATTTCTTCATTTTTACTCCTTTGCATATTTAGTTTCTATTAAAGGCGAACTTGCGAACGCAAAGTTCGTCTTAAAGATGTTGTGAGTCCAAAAATTAACAAAAATTTTACAGACGGGATAAAGATATACCCTAGATTACCTTTCGTTGCAATCATTTTTTTCGATAAATCGCCTTAAAGTGCGGAAGAATTTTTGCGAATTTTTATGATTTCAAACGAGAATAAATGAACTTTTGCACGAATTAACACACTAAGAAAGGCATCTATAAAATATCATTAGAGCAATTTGTTATCCGCTACTTATACGTTTCATTTATAAGTATGGCTATTTTTATAAAAAATCATTCTACTTAAGGAGTTAAGATGAAATTATTAAAATCTGTATTAGCACTAAGTTTTGCCGTTGCGACTTCAGGCGTTGCATTGGCAGAAAATCCATTGGCAAATGCAAAAGACGCCGTAAAAACAACTGCGCAATCAATGAAACAAGATAGCGCATCAAAAGCAAAAGATTTAGTCAAAGAACAAGCTACTAAAAAAGCAAATGCAGTGAAAGATGCGGCGAAAGAAAAAGCGAATGCTGCAAAATCATCGGCAAGTGAAAAAGTAGCAAAAGCTAAAGAGAAAGCGGCTGATACCAAAAGTGCGGTAGAAAATAAAGCAAAATCTGCCAAAGAATCTTTAACAGATAAAGCGTCAAAAGATAAATCGCTCACCGATAAAGTGAAAGAAAAAGCATCTGAAAAAGCGAAAGAGGCTAAAGAAAAAGCAAAAGATGCAAAAGAAAAAGTAAAATCAAGCGCAGATAACGCAAAAGACAAAGCGAAATCATTAACGGAAAAAGCGAAGTCTTATGCAGGTGAAAAAATCAACATTAACAAAGCAGATGCGAAAACCTTACAAAACCTTTCAGGTATTGGTGAAGCAAAAGCAAAAGCCATTGTTGAATACCGCGAAAAAGTAGGCAAAATTAAATCAGTAGAAGATTTGTCAAACATTTCAGGCATCGGTGCTGCAACAATTGAAAAAATTGCTCCTTATTTAACATTCTAAGTTTATTTTGAACAAAACAAAGGCTAATCAAGTGATTAGCCTTTTTTCGTTTCACAAAGCAATTATTGCTGATTAAACGTTTCCACCGCAGAATCAAATTTCTCAGCGATTTGTTTATCTACAGGTGAGAAAATTGATGAGGTTAGGGTAACGAAAGAACAAGCTAGGAAGCCTGGGATAATTTCGTATAAGTTGGCGATGTCTTTCCAGTTTAGCGCGGTCATTAGCGGTTTCCACGCTACAACCGTTACCGCACCGGCTAACATTCCCCATAATGCGGCGTTGGAGGTGATGTTGCGGTTAAATAGGGAAAGGATCACCAATGGCCCAAATGATGCGCCAAAGCCAGCCCAAGCGTAGGATACTAAGCCCATTACTTTAGAATTCGGATCTTGTGCGATGGCAATGGCTACAATGGCGATGAGCAATACCATTACGCGTCCAACCCAAACTAATTCCGTGCTTGAGGCATTTTTGCGTAAGAAACCGTGGTAGAAATCTTCGGTAATGGCAGCAGAACACATTAAGAATTGTGCTGATAAGGTACTCATAATCGCCGCTAAAATGGCGGATAGCACAATACCCACGATCCAAGGATTAAAAATGGCTTTGGAAATTTCAATGAACACCGATTCGGCAGAATCTAAGGCGATACCTTTTACTTCAAAATAAGCTAAGCCGAAATAGCCCACTGCACAAGCGCCACCTAAGCAGAGGATCATCCAAGTGATCCCGATTGTGCGCGCTTTATCGAGAGCTTGTACTGAACTGGCTGCCATAAAACGGGCTAAGATATGCGGTTGTCCGAAATAGCCTAATCCCCAAGAAAGGGCCGAAATCACGCCAATACCTGATACATTATAAAGCCAGTTGGAATAAGGAATTCCCGTTTGTTGTGATTTAGCTTCTAGGGCAAGGGTGATTTCTTCCCAACTAATGTTGAGCAGCACGATGACAGGGGCGAGCAATAAAGCGAAAATCATCAATGAGGCTTGAATAGTATCGCTCCAAGAAATCGCTAAATAGCCACCAATAAAGGTGTAGGCAATGGTTGCCACCGCACCAAAAATCAAGGCGGTGGTGTAATCAATGCCTAATAAGCTTTGGAACAATTTTGCCCCAGCTACCACACCAGATGCACAATAAATAGTGAAGAAAAACAAGATCACTGAAGAAGAAAGAATTTTCAGCCATTTTGCTCGTTTCGGAAATCGCATTGCAAAATATTCAGGCAAGGTGAGTGCATTGCCATAGTGTTCCGTGAAAACCCGTAAACGCCCTGCCACAATGCGGTAATTTAGATATGCCCCAACCGTTAGCCCCACGGCAATCCAGGCTTCTGATAAGCCAGTAAGGAAAATTGCACCGGGCAAGCCAAGCAATAACCAACCAGACATATCTGATGCGCCCGCCGACATTGCGGTAACAAAGCTACCCATTTTGCGGCCGCCTAAAATGTAATCGTTAAAATTTTTGGTGGAAATATAGGCGTAAATCCCAATCCCTAAAATGATAACAAGATACAGTCCAAAAGCTGTGTAGATTTGATAATTCTGCATACTTTATCCCTATAAAATTATTGTTCTTCAATGGCCATTAGGGTGGCGTTGCCCCCTGCGGCAGAAATATTCTCACTGCGTGAAAATTCGTTATATAGCAAGGTCAAATCCTGATTGACTGTCCAATCATATAAACAGAAAATCGCAGGATTATTCTGCGCAAAGCGCTGACGTGTTTGGGTATCGATAGGCGATACAAACACCGCTTTTTGCAAATGCTGTCCTTCTTTTAGGATTTGTAGATGTGGTAATTGATAGCTCAACAGCGGATTATCTTTTTCTACAACAACATTAAATCCTGCTTGTTGTAACCGCTGATAAGCCGCAGTTAAACGAGCGTGGTCTTGACCGAGTAATAAAACAGAAGTGGTTTTATAATCAATGCTATTTAATTCCCCTGTAATACTAGGCAATACTTTGTTTTTTGCAAGTATAGATGAATAATATTGTGATGTTTTGGTTAAACGTTGAACATAAAGCTCGCCGCCTGCTTTCGGCCCTGTGCCTGATAAGCCGTGTCCGCCGAACGGTTGCACGCCAACCACGGCTCCCACAATATTACGGTTAATGTAGAAATTGCCACATTCTAAATGCTGTTGCACAAAGGCAACATTTTTGCTGATGCGGCTATGGCAGCCCCCTGTTAAGGCATAGCCTTTGGCATTAATTTTTTGCAGATAATCGCCCAATTCTGCTTTTTTATAGCGAACAAAGTGTAGAATTGGCCCGAATACTTCACGATTAATTTGATCCAACGAATCCACTTCATAAATGGCTGGCGCGACGAAATGCCCTGAAGTTGGGGAATCCAATTCAAAATATCGGCGAGAAAACGACCGCACTTGTGTTTGGTAATTGATTAAATTAGCTTGTGCTTCTTCATCGATCACTGGTCCAATATCAGTATTGAGTAGCTCTGGATTGCCAATTACTAATTCTTTCATTGCTTCGGTGATCATTTGGTATAAGCGATCCGCAATGTCTTCTTGCACTAATAAAATACGCAAGGCAGAACAGCGTTGGCCTGCGGAATCAAAGGCGGAACTGAGTACATCGGTAATCACTTGCTCTAATAAGGCGGAAGAATCTACCACCATAGTGTTTAAACCGCCGGTTTCAGCAATGAGCACGGGTTGATCTTCTCGTTTCACAAGCTGTTTATTGATTAAATGGGCTACTTCCGTTGAGCCAGTAAACATTACTGCATTAAAGGGTTGAGCCACTAACGCTGCACCTAAATCCCCAGCCCCTAAGGTGAGTTGCAAGGCTTCTTGTGGCACGCCTGCTTGATGTAATAATTTTACGGCATAATAAGCAATGAGCGAAGTTTGCTCGGCAGGTTTTGCAATCACATTATTGCCCGCTGCCAAGGCTGCAGCGATTTGCCCAGTGAAAATTGCCAGAGGGAAATTCCAAGGAGAAATACACAGCACGTTGCCTAGTGGTGGTGCGAGGGCTTTTTTGCTGTCTAATAAGCGGATTTGTTCCGCGTAATAACGCAAGAAATCCACCGCTTCACGCAGTTCCCCAATGGCATTGGGTAAGGTTTTTCCTGCTTCTTCAATGGCAAGACGTAGCAACAAGCCAGTATTTTCTTGATAAAAATCCGCCGCTTTTTCTAAAATTGTCGCACGTTCTTCCACGATTTTTTCTTGCCAAACACGAGATTGCAGCACATCAAACACCGCAGGCACATCATCTGGCGACATAAAAGTGGAAGTTGGTAAATGCTGTGCTGTATCAGCCGGTTTGCGACCTTGATAACGTTGTGCTGCTTTCACTGGCACAGCACAAAGGGATTGCACGTCCGAATATTCTGCTTGATTTAATTGCTGTTGCAATTCCGCCAATTGGATTTCATCACTTAAATTAAAGCCTTGAGAATTACAACGATGTGGGAAAAGATCCGCCGGTAATTTAATCGCTTTATTTGGCACACCGTTAAAGCGAGCAAATTTTTTCCACGGTGCTTCAATCAGTTCATTGACAGAAATATTGTTATCCACTAATTGATGCACGAAAGAGGAATTTGCACCGTTTTCCAGCAATCGGCGTACAA comes from the Avibacterium avium genome and includes:
- a CDS encoding ComEA family DNA-binding protein — protein: MKLLKSVLALSFAVATSGVALAENPLANAKDAVKTTAQSMKQDSASKAKDLVKEQATKKANAVKDAAKEKANAAKSSASEKVAKAKEKAADTKSAVENKAKSAKESLTDKASKDKSLTDKVKEKASEKAKEAKEKAKDAKEKVKSSADNAKDKAKSLTEKAKSYAGEKININKADAKTLQNLSGIGEAKAKAIVEYREKVGKIKSVEDLSNISGIGAATIEKIAPYLTF
- the putA gene encoding bifunctional proline dehydrogenase/L-glutamate gamma-semialdehyde dehydrogenase PutA, with the protein product MRFQFPPLPSVEPELRKIISEHYDCSEQPAVSQLVQTLDFTPQQESSIEQVARELIGKIRSKKQKHYGVDALMHEFSLGCDEGIALMCLAEALLRIPDAQTRYDLINDKLQLGNWQAHLKKSGSLFTNAASLGLMLGNKISASLDEEALSSALMKSFSRLSAPVMKKAIEKAMGILGEQFVTGETMEKALKNITTREKMGYCFSFDMLGEAAMTMEDADRYLQDYVDAIHAVGKQSAGRALYDANGVSVKLSAIHPRYSRSQQDRLMSEIYPRLKQLFVLAKQYNIGLNIDAEEMARLEISLDLLEKLLQDPDLADFNGIGFVVQAYSKRCPYVLDYIIALNRRYQRRMMVRLVKGAYWDSEIKWAQTEGVQGFPVYTRKVHTDISYISCAKKLLDAQDAIYPQFATHNVQTLATIVELGKGKEFEFQCLHGMGETLYDNVVGEHQFNCRVRVYAPVGTYETLLAYLVRRLLENGANSSFVHQLVDNNISVNELIEAPWKKFARFNGVPNKAIKLPADLFPHRCNSQGFNLSDEIQLAELQQQLNQAEYSDVQSLCAVPVKAAQRYQGRKPADTAQHLPTSTFMSPDDVPAVFDVLQSRVWQEKIVEERATILEKAADFYQENTGLLLRLAIEEAGKTLPNAIGELREAVDFLRYYAEQIRLLDSKKALAPPLGNVLCISPWNFPLAIFTGQIAAALAAGNNVIAKPAEQTSLIAYYAVKLLHQAGVPQEALQLTLGAGDLGAALVAQPFNAVMFTGSTEVAHLINKQLVKREDQPVLIAETGGLNTMVVDSSALLEQVITDVLSSAFDSAGQRCSALRILLVQEDIADRLYQMITEAMKELVIGNPELLNTDIGPVIDEEAQANLINYQTQVRSFSRRYFELDSPTSGHFVAPAIYEVDSLDQINREVFGPILHFVRYKKAELGDYLQKINAKGYALTGGCHSRISKNVAFVQQHLECGNFYINRNIVGAVVGVQPFGGHGLSGTGPKAGGELYVQRLTKTSQYYSSILAKNKVLPSITGELNSIDYKTTSVLLLGQDHARLTAAYQRLQQAGFNVVVEKDNPLLSYQLPHLQILKEGQHLQKAVFVSPIDTQTRQRFAQNNPAIFCLYDWTVNQDLTLLYNEFSRSENISAAGGNATLMAIEEQ
- a CDS encoding SDR family oxidoreductase, with protein sequence MMAILITGASAGFGKAMCEVFIKAGYKVIGVARRLEKLEKLQAELGENFFPLQMDMNNLSEIDRALSRLPEAFQQIDLLVNNAGLALGLEPAHQANFDDWLTMINTNIVGLTYLTRKVLPQMVERQQGHIINLGSIAGTYPYPGGNVYGATKAFVEQFSLNLRADLAGTKVRVTNVEPGLCGGTEFSNVRFKGDDSKAASVYANVQPIEPIDIANTVLWIYQQPAHVNINRIEIMPVAQSFSALNVVRE
- a CDS encoding universal stress protein yields the protein MYNKLLIAIDLSNLKSAKYVVDTALKLTNHNPNAIYRVATIIEPIDDSFISAFLPKNFDKSVIEEANKTLHDFTKAHFPEGSKVQHIVAHGTIYEEINRIADEKEVDLIIMLASSKPNAKGLSSNTVKVARHGKKPILILR
- a CDS encoding TAXI family TRAP transporter solute-binding subunit translates to MKKLLKLSLIAGVAATSFSVQAEDKFVTIGTGGQTGVYYVVGQSICQLVNRDTAKTHIKCNAPSTGGSVANLNAIAADQMEMGIAQSDWQYHAYHGTSSFAGKKNDKLRAVFSIHPEPFTLMARDDSNINSFDDLKGKRVNVGDPGSGTRATMNVILAAKGWTDKEFKVASELKPAEMASVMCDNNLDAITYNVGHPNGALKEAAASCNAHLVPVTGEAIDRLVAANPYYAKATIPGGLYRGTDNPVESFGVYATLVTSADVPEDKVYAAVKAVFDNFDRFKRLHPAFANLKEEDMIKNALSAPLHEGAVRYYKERGWLQ
- a CDS encoding TRAP transporter permease, with translation MSESTKKMDYDDLQDMVASNDSGGRNPTGASRKLIVIIAILWSVFQLYYTSPVPFWLQEVVRNWGLDINVVIDDTKARSIHLAFALFLAYLSFPAFATSPKHRIPLLDWFFATLGAFLGAYYIFFYEGLVTRFGAPNTQDIIAGCLGVLLLLEACRRSLGLPLVIIASVFLAYNYFGQFLPTDWIISHRSGSLSQMVNQQWVTTEGVFGVALGVSTKYVFLFVLFGALLDKAGAGNYFIKTAFAYLGHLRGGPAKAAVVSSGLTGLISGSSIANVVTTGTFTIPMMKRVGFSAEKAGAVEVASSVNGQIMPPVMGAAAFLMIEYVNMPYSQLITYAALPALISYIALVYIVHLEALKMNLHGLPRTDPPNPFLVTLLKLVSTILVVIGLVIGVEFGLGWLKTVAPDHSFLIVAVLLALIYLALIRRVAQFPDLEIDDPNSPVVKLPSAKPTVNAGLHYLIPVVVLIWCLMVEMLSPGLSAFWGTVTLMIILVTQHPLLNFFRNKPITKDLFKQGIDALVDGLETGARNMIGIGIATATAGIIVGVVSLTGFGVQLSGIIEMLSMGNILLMLILVAIFSLILGMGLPTTANYIVVSSLMALVIVEVGKQNGLIVPLIAVHLFVFYFGIMADVTPPVGLASFAAAAVSGGSPIKTGLVAFFYSLRTAILPFLFIFNTDLLLIDVGWAKGILVAVVSTIAILAFTSATMNYFITKNKVWETVALIFAAFIIFRPGFFMEYISPTSYHIEPVNLAQELEKVPVDEKITVKVAGTNPYGKQIEFYSELSVPEGKTGEERLNKLGLTLLNTGESIEIDGKATPKVIIDMVEIDSPATKAGLNWDQTLLYISLPKVATAKEWMFIPGLLIILLVGFNQRRRAKKQ
- the putP gene encoding sodium/proline symporter PutP — protein: MQNYQIYTAFGLYLVIILGIGIYAYISTKNFNDYILGGRKMGSFVTAMSAGASDMSGWLLLGLPGAIFLTGLSEAWIAVGLTVGAYLNYRIVAGRLRVFTEHYGNALTLPEYFAMRFPKRAKWLKILSSSVILFFFTIYCASGVVAGAKLFQSLLGIDYTTALIFGAVATIAYTFIGGYLAISWSDTIQASLMIFALLLAPVIVLLNISWEEITLALEAKSQQTGIPYSNWLYNVSGIGVISALSWGLGYFGQPHILARFMAASSVQALDKARTIGITWMILCLGGACAVGYFGLAYFEVKGIALDSAESVFIEISKAIFNPWIVGIVLSAILAAIMSTLSAQFLMCSAAITEDFYHGFLRKNASSTELVWVGRVMVLLIAIVAIAIAQDPNSKVMGLVSYAWAGFGASFGPLVILSLFNRNITSNAALWGMLAGAVTVVAWKPLMTALNWKDIANLYEIIPGFLACSFVTLTSSIFSPVDKQIAEKFDSAVETFNQQ